The Streptomyces vinaceus genome contains the following window.
AATGGGCTGTTGCGGGGGTGCTCGGGGTGCGGGTGAACCTCGACTGGATCAGGCAGCCCGCCTCCCCCGGTACCTGGAGAGCCGAGTTCTCCTGGCAGGCCGAAGCGGGTACCGCGTCGAAGCTGGCGTCCGCGCTGCGCGGCTGGCACCTGCTGCGCTTCGAGGTGACCGCCGAACCCTGCCCCACCGCCGAGGGCGAGCGCTACAGCTCCACCCCGGAGCTCGGCATCTTCCACGCCGTCACCGGCATGCACGGCGACATCCTGATCCCCGAGGACCGGCTGCGCGCCGCCCTCGCCCGGTCCGCGCGGGGCGAGAGCGAGCTGGAGGAGGAGATCGCCAAACTGCTCGGCAAGCCCTGGGACGACGAGCTGGAGCCCTTCCGCTACGCGGGCGAGGGCGCCCCGGTCCGCTGGCTGCACCAGGTGGTCTGAGGGTGCCGCGGATGCGGAAAGGGCCCGCCCGGCGAGTGCCGGGCGGGCCCTTTCGTACGTACTGTCTGGCGGACTAGACGGTCCGGAAGGCCAGGGTGACGTTGTGGCCGCCGAAGCCGAACGAGTTGTTGATCGCGGAGATCGGGCCGTCGGCCGGCAGCTTGCGCGGCTCGCCGACGACGATGTCCGCGTCGATGTCCTCGTCGAGCTCGTCGACGTTGATGGTCGCCGGGGCGATCCGGTGGTACAGCGCGAGCACGGTCGCGACGGTCTCGATACCGCCGGCGCCGCCGAGCAGGTGGCCGGTCATCGACTTGGTCGCGGAGATCGCGATGTGGTCGAGGTCGTCGCCCAGGACCTTGCGCAGGGCCTTCAGCTCGGCCGTGTCACCCTGCGGGGTCGACGTGGCGTGCGCGTTCAGGTGGACCAGCTCGGCCGGGTCCAGACCCGTGTTGTCCAGCAGGTTCTGCACCGCGGCCGCGACACCGCGGCCGGTCGGCTCCGGCTGCGCGATGTGGTGGCTGTCCGCGGACAGACCCTGGCCCAGCACCTCGCAGTAGACCCGGGCGCCGCGCGCGGCGGCGTGCTCGGCGGACTCCAGGATGACGACGCCCGCGCCCTCGCCGAGGACGAAGCCGTCGCGGGCCTTGTCGTACGGGCGGGAGGCCTGCTGCGGGTTCTCGTTGTTCTTGGACATCGCCATCATGTTGGCGAAGGCGGCGATGGGCAGCGGGTGGATCGCCGCCTCGGTGCCGCCCGCGACGACCACGTCGGCGCGGCCGGTACGGATCATCTCGACGGCGTAGCCGATGGCCTCGGCGCCCGAGGCACAGGCGCTGACCGGGGTGTGCACGCCCGCCTGGGCGTTCACCTCCAGGCCGACGTTGGCCGACGGGCCGTTCGGCATGAGCATGGGGACGGTGTGCGGGGAGACCCGGCGCACACCCTTCTCCTTCAGTACGTCGTACTGGTCGAGCAGGGTGGTGACGCCGCCGATACCGGAGGCGATCACGGTGCCCAGGCGTTCGGGCATGATGGCGGCGTCCTCGCCCGCCGGGGCGGTGTAGCCGGCATCGGCCCACGCCTCACGGGCGGCGATGACGGCGAACTGGGCCGAGCGGTCCAGCTTGCGGGCCATCGGGCGCGGCAGGACCTCACTGGGGTCCACGGCGGCCGGGGCGGCGATACGAACCGGGAGTTCGGCGAAGCGTTCGCCCTCAAGGGGCTTGACGCCGGAACGACCGGCGAGCAGACCTTCCCAGGTCGAAGCGCTGTCGCCACCCAGCGGAGTGGTTGCGCCGATACCGGTGACGACCACGGTGCGATTGGTCGGGCTCACAGGAATTCTTTCTCCACGTCTCAGAGGGTGCTGAATTGTCACGGCGCCACCGCCAGGTGGCGACAAACGCTCGTCAGGCTCAGGCCTGGTTGTTCAGGATGTAGTCCGCGGCGTCGCCGACCGTCTTGAGGTTCTTGACGTCCTCGTCCGGGATCTTGACGTCGAAGCGCTCTTCGGCGGCGACGACGACCTCGACCATGGAGAGCGAGTCGACGTCCAGGTCGTCGGTGAACGACTTCCCGGCCTCGACGTCCTCGACGGGGATGCCGGCGATCTCGTTGACGATCTCCGCGAGACCCTCGATGATCTCTTCCTGCGTGGCGGCCATGTGGCGCTCCTTCTATAGCTAACTGGGGTAAGCGGGGCGGGATGTGGATCCCGGGCCCTAGGGGAGGGTAACGACCGTCGCGGCGTAGACGAGCCCCGCCCCGAAGCCGATGACGAGCGCGGTGTCGCCGCTCTTCGCCGCTCCGGTCGCCAGGAGCCGCTCCATGGCGAGCGGGATCGAGGCGGCCGACGTGTTGCCGGTGGTCTCCACGTCACGGGCGACCGTGACGTGCTCCGGCAGCTTCAGAGTCTTCACCATCGAGTCGATGATCCGCATGTTTGCCTGGTGCGGGATGAAGACGTCCAGGTCCTCGGCGGTGATCCCGGCCGCGTCGAGCGCCTGCTGGGCCACCTTGGCCATCTCGAAGACGGCCCAGCGGAAGACCGCCTGACCCTCCTGCGTGATGGCCGGAAACTTCTGGTCGCTGTCCGTGCTGCGGTACTCGTCCCACGGCACGGTCTGCTTGATCGTCTCGGACTTGTCGCCCTCCGAACCCCACACCGTGGGGCCTATGGCGGGCTCGTCCGAGGGGCCGACGACCACGGCGCCGGCGCCGTCGCCGAACAGGAAGGCCGTCGCGCGGTCCTCCAGGTCGGTCAGGTCCGACAGCCGCTCCACGCCGATCACGAGGACGTACTGGGCCGAGCCCTCGATCACGAGGCCCTTGGCCAGCGTCAGGCCGTAGCCGAAGCCGGCGCAGCCCGCGGAGATGTCGAACGCGGCGGGCTTGACCGCGCCGATGCGGTGCGCGATCTCCGTCGCGACGGCCGGGGTCTGCTTGAAGTGCGAGACCGTCGAGACGATCACGGCGCCGATCTGCTCGGGCGAGACGCCCGCGTCGGCCAGCGCCTTGCCGGAGGCCTCCACCGACATCGCGGCGACGGTCTCCTGGGGCGAGGCCCAGTGCCGGGTCGCGATGCCCGAGCGGGAGCGGATCCACTCGTCGGACGAGTCGATCGTCTCCAGGATGACCTCGTTGGAGACCACACGGGTCGGGCGGTAGCCGCCGACGCCGAGAATGCGGGCGTACGGGGAGCCCTTGGCAGGCTTGATCTTCGACATGCTGAGTGGGCTCCTTCTCTCAGACCGCGTGCTCGGCGAGGAGCGCGGCGGCCTTTTCGAGATCGTCCGGGGTCTTCAGGGCCACGCTCGGCACGCCCTTGAGCGCGCGCTTGGCCAGACCCGTAAGAGTGCCACCCGGGCTGAGCTCGATGATCCCGGTGACGCCCAGCTCGCCGAACGTCTCCATGCACAGGTCCCAGCGGACCGGGTTCGCGACCTGGCCGACCAGGCGGGCGACGACGTCGGCGCCCGTGGTGACGACGTGGCCGTCCTTGTTCGAGACGTAATTCAGCTCCGGGTCGGCCGGGGCGAGGGCCTGCGCGGCCTTCTCCAGCGTGGCGACCGCGGGAGCCATGTGGTGCGTGTGGAAGGCGCCCGCGACCTTGAGGGCGACGACCTTCATGGAACCCTCGGGCTTCTCGGCCACCAGGGCGTCGATCTGCTCCATCGTTCCTGCGGCGACGATCTGGCCCGCGCCGTTGATGTTCGCCGGGGTCAGACCCAGCTTCTCCAGGTGCGCGACGACGACCGCCTGGTCGCCCCCGAGCACCGCGGCCATGCCCGTCTCGGTGACGGCGGCGGCCTCGGCCATCGCCAGACCGCGCGTCCGTACGAAGGACAGCGCGTCCGCGTCGGACAGCACACCGGCGTACGCGGCGGCGGTGATCTCGCCGACGCTGTGGCCCGCGACGGCGCCGAAGGCGCCGCGGGAACCGAGTGCGGAGGCGGACAGGAGACCGGCGGCCACCAGCAGCGGCTGGGCCACCGCCGTGTCGCGGATCTCGTCCGCGTCCGCCTTCGTGCCGTAGTGGGCAAGGTCGAGCCCGATGGCGTCCGACCAGGCGGCGACGCGGTCAGCGGCGCCGGGGAGGTCGAGCCAGGGAGTCAGGAAGCCGGGCGTCTGTGCGCCTTGGCCGGGAGCGACGAGTACGAGCACCCTCACACTCTCTCTTGTGGACGGTCCCCGCCGCCCGTGGGGACAGGGACGAAGAACCGTCGGGGTAATTGTTGATGTCCGACAAAAGTCTAGGACTGCGGATCGCCGTCGGCCAGACGCCCGAGGATCAAGGCGATCCGCAGCGTGAACGCAGATCGGACATCCGACGGCGACCAGCCGGTGACGTCGGTCACACGTCGCAGCCGGTAGCGCACCGTGTTGGGGTGCACGAACAACATCCGTGCCGCGCCCTCCAGACTGCTCGCCTGCTCCAGATACACGCTCAGCGTCTCCAGCAACGCGGAGCCCGCCTCTTCCAGCGGTCTGTAGATCTCCTCCACCAATTGCTCCCGGGCGGAGGGATCCGAGGCGATCGCGCGCTCGGGCAGGAGATCGTCCGCGAGCACCGGGCGCGGGGCGTCCTGCCAGGCCGTACAGGCCTTCAGCCCGGCCGCCGCCGCCTGCGCCGACTTGGTCGCGTTCAGCAGGTCCGCCACCACCGGACCGGCCACCACCGGACCCGCAGCGAACGGCCCGATCAGCGACTTCGCCACCTGGATCGGGTTGTCGCTGCCGCCCGCGATCACGACGAGGCGGTCCCCGAGCACGCCCGTCAGGACCTGGAGCTTGTGGTGGCGGGCCGCCCGCCGGATCGCCTCGACCGTCAGCTCGCTGTCGCCCTCCGGCGCGGTACCGAGCACCACGCACACGTGCTCCGGCGAATTCCAGCCAAGCGCGGCGGCCCGCGAGAGTGCGCCCTCGTCGGCCTCGCCGGACAGCACCGCGTTCACGACGAGGGACTCCAGCCGGGCGTCCCACGCCCCGCGCGCCTCGGCGGCCTGCGCGTACACCTGGGCCGTCGCGAACGCGATCTCCCGGGCGTACACCAGCAGCGCCTCGCGCAGGATCGACTCGTCGCCCGGGGCCGCGACCTCCTCGATCGCGGTCTCCATGACCTCGATCGTCGTGCGGACCATCTCCACGGTCTGGCGCAGGGTGATCGCCCGGGTCAGCTCGCGCGGAGCCGTCCCGAAGACGTCCGTCGAGATCGCCTGCGGAGTCTCCGGGTGCCGGAACCACTCGGTGAACGCGGCGATACCGGCTTGCGCGACCAGACCGATCCAGGACCGGTTCTCCGGGGGCATCGCCCGGTACCACGGCAGGGTCTCGTCCATGCGCGCGATCGCGTTCGCGGCGAGCCGGCCGGAGGACTTCTCCAGCCGGCGCAGCGTCGCGGCGTGCGGATGGGCGGGAGCGGGATGCGCGGGGGAATGCTCACGTTCGGGTTGGGACACGGGACAAGACTGCCTTATCGGGGCGGCGGCGCGGAGTCCGGTCCCACGGCGGCGCTCCACCGGGGGGCTACGGTGACTTCCATGATTGACGTACGCCGCGGGGCCGACCGGTACGCGGGCGGGGATCCGGACGCCGGGATCACCACCGCGCACGCCTTCTCCTTCGGCGCCCACTACGATCCGGACAACCTGCGCTTCGGCCCGGTCCTGGCCTGCAACGAGGAGGTGCTGGTCCCGGGCGCCGGCTTCGACGAGCACCCGCACAGCCACACCGAGATCGTGACCTGGGTCGTCGAGGGCGAGCTCACGCACAAGGGCAGCACCGGCGAGAGCACGGTGGTCCGGCCCGGTGACGTGCAGCACCTGGCCGCCGGATCCGGGGCCCGGCACATCGAGCGCAACGACGGCGCGGTACCGCTGCGCTTCGTGCAGACGTGGCTCGCGCCGCTGGCCGCCGGCGGGGAGCCCTCGTACGCGCTGGTCCGGCAGATCGCCGAAGGCGCCCCGTACGAGATCCCCGCGGCCGGCGCCGTCCTGCACGTGCGCAGGCCCGGGGCGGGCGAGCGGATCGCCGTACCGGCGGCGGAGCGGGTCTACCTGCACGTGGTACGCGGGGACCTGCGCCTGGACGGGGAGGAGCTCGGTCCCGGGGACTCGGCGCGGATCACCGGCGAAGCGGGTCTGGAGATCGTCGCCGGATCCCCGGGCGAGCTGCTGATCTGGGAGCTGCCGTAGCGCGTGCGGTGACGCGCCCGCTCAGCGGGCGGCGAGCTCGGCGAGGACCGCGTCGGTGAACGGGGGCCAGGCCTCCACGGCCCACGGGCCGAAGGCGCGGTCGGCCAGCGCCACGCACGCGGCGCGGGCGTCCGGGTCCACCCACAGGAAGGTGCCGGCCTGCCCGAAGTGCCCGAAGGTGCGCGGCGAGGAGGAGGCGCCCGTCCAGTGCGGGGACTTGCCGTCGCGGATCTCCACGCCGAGCCCCCAGTCGTTCGGGGACTGGATCCCGTACCCCGGGAGCACCCCCTTGAGCCCCGGGTGGACGACCGAGGTGGCCTCCGCGACCGTGCGCACGTCCAGCAGCCGCGGGGCCTGGAGCTCGGCGGCGAACCGGACGAGGTCGGAGACCGTCGAGACCCCGTCCTTGGCGGGCGAGCCCTCCAGCGTGGTCGACGCCATGCCGAGCGGCTCGAACACCGCCTGGTGCACGTACTCCGCGAACGGGATGCCCGTCGCCTTGGTGATGTGGTCGCCGAGCACCTCGAAACCGGCGTTCGAGTACAGCCGGCGCGTACCGGGCGCGGCCATCGCGCGGTGCTCGTCGAAGGCCAGCCCGCTGGTGTGCGCGAGCAGGTGACGGACCGTCGAGCCCTCGGGCCCGGCCGGCTCGTCCAGCTCGACGGCACCCTCCTCGTACGCGACGAGCGCGGCGTACGCGGCGAGCGGCTTGGTCACCGAAGCCAGCGCGAAGCGGTGGTCCAGGGGGCCGTGGGAGCCGGCCAGGCTCCCGTCGGCGCGCACGACGGCCGCCGCGGCGGTCGGTACCGGCCAGTTCTCGATGGTCCGCAGGCTCTGCAGGGTCTCCACGCTCTCCATGCGGCCGAGCCTACTTGCTTGGAGTGCACTCCAAGGTTTTAGCGTGGTCGCCATGAGCCTGACGCAGACGCGGTACACGATCAGCGAAGTCGAGGCCCGGACCGGTCTGACCCAGCACACGCTGCGCTGGTACGAGCGGATCGGCCTGATGCCGCATGTGGACCGCTCGCACTCGGGACAGCGCCGGTTCAGCGACAAGGACCTCCACTGGCTGGCCTTCGTGGGCAAGCTGCGCGCCACCGGGATGTCGGTGGCCGACATGGTCCGCTACGCCGAACTCGTGCGCGAGGGTGAGCACACCGTCGACCAGCGGCGCGAGCTGCTGGAGCAGACGCGGCGCGAGGTGCGTGCGCGCATCACGGAGCTGAACGACGCGCTCGCCGTACTGGATTTCAAGATCGACATGTATGCCAAGGGCACGACCGCGGGGAAGGCGACACGACCATGACGCAGAACACCACCATCGAGCAGGTCGAACTCGGCAAGGGGGGCCCGCTGGTGGGCGTCCAGGGCCTCGGCTGCATGGGCATGAGCGAGTTCTACGGGGAGACCGACGAGGCGCGGGCCCGCGACACCCTGGAGGCGGCCCTGGCCACCGGGGTCACCCTCTTCGACACCGCGGACAGTTACGGGCGCGGCGCCAACGAGAAGTTCATCGCGCCGTTCGTGGCCGAGCACCGGGACGAGATCACCCTCGCCACCAAGTTCGGCATCGAGCGCACCGACGACCCGCAGCACCGCGGCATCCGCAACGACCGCGCGTACATCCGCCAGGCCGTCGAGGACAGCCTGCGCCGGCTCGGTACCGATGTCATCGACCTCTACTACATGCACCGGCGCGACCCGGCCGTGCCGCTCGCGGAGTCGGTGGGCACGATGGCCGAACTGGTGCAGGAGGGCAAGGTGCGCCACCTGGGGCTCAGTGAGGTCACCGGCTCCGAACTGCGCGAGGCGTACGAGGTGCACCCGATCGCGGCGCTCCAGTCGGAGTGGTCGCTGTTCAGCCGGGACGTGGAGCGCACGGCGGTGGGCGCGGCGGCGGAGCTGGGCGTGGCCTTCGTGCCGTACTCCCCGCTCGGCCGCGGTTTCCTGACCGGCTCGTTCGCGGACGCGGCGGCCGACCTGTCGGCGGCGGACTTCCGCCGCTTCCAGCCCCGGTTCACCGGTGACAACGCCAAGGCCAACGCGGCGCTGCTGGCGCCGGTGCGGGAGATCGCGCAGGCGCACGGGGCGACCCCGGCGCAGATCGCGCTGGCCTGGGTGCAGCAGCGGGCGCAGGTGCACGGGCTGACGGTGGTCCCGATCCCGGGCACCCGCAAGACCAACCGCCTCGCGGAGAACACCGCCGCGACCCGGATCACCCTGACGCCGGCGGAGCTGGAGCTGCTGGAGCCGATCGCCGGGCAGGTCGCGGGCGACCGCTACCCCGACATGACCTGGACGTCCGCGGGCCGCGAGGGCTGATCCGCCCCGGCCGCGGCCACCGCCGGGGGCCTCCCGGCGGTGGCCGCGGCTCAGGCTTCGGCGGCGATTGGCCGCGGCTCAGGCTTCGGCGGCGAAGCGGTCGCGCAGTGCGCAGTACTCCGCGTCCGTCAGCAGGCCCGCGCCGTACAACTCGCCCAGATGGTGCAGCCGTTCGTCCGTACGGGCCGCCGGGACCGAGGCCACCGGGGTGCGGCCGCGCAGGGCGGCGAGGACGGCCGCCGCGAACGGCAGCGACTCGTGCACCGACCCGGCCCCGACGGCGAACACCGCGGTCGCCAGATCGTGGTCGGGCCGCGGATCGGCGGGCGCGTCCCGCAGCAGGAGCCGCAGGTGGCCGCCCGGGCGCTCCGGCGTGCTCCACTCGACGCCGGTCAGCGCGGTCAGCGGGTAACGCTGGTCGCCCGCCTTCCACTTGGAGCTCGTGGCCCCCGTGCGCGACCAGTGGAAGGTGACGGCAGAGCCGTCGAAGGCGAGCCGCGCGTCGTACGCCTTCAGCTGGAGCGGCGGCTCCGGCACCCGGACGAGGAACCGCTGCGCGGGCTCGTCGGCCTCCGGGCCCAGCCGGGCCCGTACGGCATCGGCGAACTCGGCCGCCTGCCCGCCCCGGTCGCCCGGCAGGACCAGCCGGTACGGATCGCAGACGTCCCGGAGCTGCCCGGCGGCGGCCTCCATCAGCGGATCGGCGCCCGTCCGCGGCACGGCACGCAGAACCACCGCGTCCCGTTTCCCCCCGGATCCGGCCGCGCTCACGGTCACCCCCGACAACGCCTCGAAAGGGATCCGCCGCGCCCCCAGAGCGTTCCAGAGACGTGGCGTTCGCAGCCCCCGTGCGAAGCGGATGAGCACCGAGTCCGAGTCGAACTCCCAGACGGCATGATTTCCGGCCAGTACGTCACCCATGCGGCACATGGTAAAGGGACGCACCCCCGTGCGTCCCCCTTGATGCGAAGCCCGTTTTCCAGGGCTCTACACGTGTCAGTCCCCGTCTGTCCCGGAAATTCCACGCCGGCAGGCATCGTCACCGGTCGCACAGGTAAGGGAACCGAACGCACCGGTTCCGATTTTGGCGAAGTTGTCCAGGGATCCGGTACCTGGCTCGAAGTAGCCGGTGTGGAGCTTGGCCCCGGCCGAGGACAGCAGCCGCGAACCGAAGTCCGGGGACACCGGGTCCGCCCCGTGGCCCACCCCGCCGACCTCCAGGTGCGGCACGTCCGCGATCCAGTCGCCGGAGTCCCGCGTGGCCCAGACCCGGGCCGAGGTGTGCAGGTCGGCCACCGAGCCCGCGCGCATGCCCGGGCTGCCGGCCACCACCACGTCCGTCACCGACCGCGGCAGCGCGTGCGCGGCGACCCCGCACACCACCGAGCCGTAGCTGTGGCAGAACAGCGCCACGCTCGCGTCCCCGGGCAGTCCCGCCGTCAGGGACTCCAGTCGTACGGCCCCGTCCACCGCCATCCGGCCGGTGGCCGCGTCCATGCCGACCCCGGTCGGCGCGGTGTAGCCGGCCCAGGCGATGACCGCGGTGCGGCTGCGCGGAGCCTGCGCGCGCTGGGCCTCGTACAGCGACTGCGCCATGCCGGCGGGGGCGATGAGGCGGCGCTGCGTGCGCTCGAAGGTGAGCACGTCGGTGTCGACGCCGGGGACGACCACCGAGATCCGGTCCGCCCGGTCGAGGTCGCCGAACACCTCGGCGACGCGGCCGCCGCCGGTCGGGTCGAAGGCGAGGATCTGCCGGCCCGGCTCGGCCAGGGACTCGAAGCGGTGGGCGCGCCGGCCGGCCGTGGCGCGGTCGGCCGGGGTCAGGCTGACGTCCCGGCTGCGGGCCTCCTCCGCCCGCTGCGCCAGTTCCAGGCCGCGCAGGTTGGCCCGGTAGCGCAGGGCGGCGGGCGCCCCGTCGAGGTTGCCGACGACCAGGGGGTACCCGTCGGTGAGCCGGGCCCGCTGGGCTCCGTCGAGGCCGGCGAAGAACCGGGCCACCGTCCGTACGGGGGCGTCGGCGGCCGGCACCGGGCGGCCGTCGATCCGGGCCGATGCCCAGGAGGCGAGGGCGGCGCTCCGCAGCGTGGTCCCGGCGTCGGGGCGGTGCACCGCGGTCCAGCCGGTGGTCGCCAGCATGAGGAAGACCACCGCCAGCGCGAGCAGGGTGCGCAGGGCGGCGGGGCGCGGGTCGGCGCCGAAGGCGGTGGAGGGGGCGAGGCCGGGCAGGTTCACTGGGACCAGCGTAGGAGACCGGATCCGGCCATGGCGCCCGGGGTGACCGGGTTCACGGCCGACCGTGCGCCCCTCGTACGGGTGTTCAGCGCCAGCGCGCGGCGAGCGCCGGGCCGATCTGGTCAAGGCAGGCCTCGGTCATCCGGCGGATCGAGGCCACGCTGGCGTCCTCGCCCTGCCCCCACAGCCGCCCCGTGACCCTCATCACCCCCGAGACCGCGGCGACCGCCACCCGGGGCCGCGGGTCGGCGTCCACGTCCAGCCCCTCACGCTCGGCGATCAGCCGGGCGATCCGCTCCTCCAGCTCCGTGGAGCGGCGCAGGTGCACGGCGAGCAGCGCCGGGGTCGACTCGATGAGCTGGTACGTACGCATGTAGAGGTCGACCGGCACCACGTCGGACAGGGCCTCGTCGAGGGTGTCCCAGGCGTCGAGCACCGCGCGGCGCAGGGCTTCGAGCGGGCCCTCGGAGGCCGGCCGGGCGCGCAGCGCGGCGACGAAGTGCGACTCGACCAGGTCCTGGACGGCGAAGGCGACCTCCTCCTTGTTGGCGAAGTACCGGAAGAAGGTGCGCTGGGAGACGTCCACGGCGTCGGTGATCTCGTCGACGGTGGTGTGCTCGTACCCCTGCGCGACGAAGAGGAGGAGGGCGGCGCGCAGCAGTGCGTCACGGGTGCGCCGCTTCTTGCGTTCGCGCAGTCCGGGCGCCGGTGCCGGAGCCGGCCGCTCGTCGGTCATCACCGAGGGGTGTCCTTTCCGCAGGCTCCGCCTGCTGAATCTGACGCTGAGTGAGCGGTCAGGGTACCTGTGACGGACCTGACAGCCACTGCCTCGTTAAGCCGTTTGTGAAGTGTCAGTCGCTGTCACTAGCCTGTTCGCATGACTAGTCAGATCACCCTCGCCAAGGAATCGGGTCCGGCTCCGGCCCGCACCGGTTTGCGCGGCCACCCCTGGCTGACCCTCTTCGCCGTGGCGATCGGCGTCATGATGGTCACGCTCGACGGCACGATCGTCGCCGTCGCCAACCCCGCGATCCAGAAGGACCTCGGCGCCTCGCTCGCGGACGTCCAGTGGATCACCAACGGCTACCTGCTGGCCCTCGCGGTCTCGCTGATCACCGCCGGCAAGCTCGGCGACCGCTTCGGCCACCGCCAGACCTTCCTCATAGGCATCGCCGGATTCGCCGCCGCCTCCGCGGCGATCGGCCTCTCGTCCGGCGTCCAGTACGTCATCGCCTTCCGTGTGGCACAGGGCCTGTTCGGGGCCCTGCTGATGCCCGCCGCGCTGGGCCTGCTGCGCGCCACGTTCCCCGCCGAGAAGCTCAACATGGCGATCGGCATCTGGGGCATGGTCATCGGCGCCTCGACCGCCGCCGGGCCCATCGTCGGCGGCCTGCTGGTGGAGAACGTCAGCTGGCAGTCCGTCTTCTTCATCAACGTGCCCGTCGGCGTCGTCGCGCTGGCCTTCGGCCTGTTCATCCTGGTCGACCACCGCGCCGAGAACGCCCCGAAGTCCTTCGACGTGGTCGGCATCCTGCTGCTGTCGGTCGCGATGTTCTCGCTGATCTGGGCGCTGATCAAGGCCTCGGAGTGGGGCTGGGGCGATACCCGGACCATGCTCTTCCTCATCGGCTCCGTCGTCTGCTTCGTGCTCTTCGCCGTCTGGGAGTCGAAGGTCTCCGAGCCGCTGATCCCGCTCGGCATGTTCCGCTCGCTGCCGCTGTCCGCCGGCACCGTGCTCATGGTGCTGATGGCCTTCGCCTTCATGGGCGGCCTGTTCTTCGTCACCTTCTACCTGCAGAACGTGCACGGCATGAGCCCGGTCGACAGCGGCCTGCACCTGCTGCCCCTGACCGGCATGATGATCATCGGCTCGCCGCTGGCCGGCGCCGCCATCACCGCCGTCGGCCCGCGCATCCCGCTGGTCACGGGCATGGTCGCGACCGCCGTCGCCTGCTTCGGGATGTCGGCGCTGACCCCCGGCACCGGCACCCTGCAGATGTCGCTCTGGTTCGCCCTCCTAGGTGTCGGCCTCGCCCCCGTCATGGTCGGCGCCACCGAGGTCATCGTCGGCAACGCCCCGCTGGAGCTCTCCGGCGTGGCGGGCGGGCTCCAGCAGGCCGCCATGCAGGTCGGCGGCAGCCTGGGCACCGCCGTCCTCGGCGCGGTCATGGCCACCACCGTCGGCAACTCGTTCGGGGACAACTGGGCGCGGGCGGAGCTGCCCGCGCTCACCCCGGAGCAGATGGACCTCGCCGAGAAGGGGGTCCAGGTCGGCATCGCCCCCGTCCAGCCGGGGACCCCGGAGCCGATCGCCTCGTCGATCGCCAAGGTCGCCCACGACACGTTCGTCGA
Protein-coding sequences here:
- a CDS encoding DUF3145 domain-containing protein, whose protein sequence is MTTRGVLYVHSAPRALCPHVEWAVAGVLGVRVNLDWIRQPASPGTWRAEFSWQAEAGTASKLASALRGWHLLRFEVTAEPCPTAEGERYSSTPELGIFHAVTGMHGDILIPEDRLRAALARSARGESELEEEIAKLLGKPWDDELEPFRYAGEGAPVRWLHQVV
- a CDS encoding beta-ketoacyl-[acyl-carrier-protein] synthase family protein; this translates as MSPTNRTVVVTGIGATTPLGGDSASTWEGLLAGRSGVKPLEGERFAELPVRIAAPAAVDPSEVLPRPMARKLDRSAQFAVIAAREAWADAGYTAPAGEDAAIMPERLGTVIASGIGGVTTLLDQYDVLKEKGVRRVSPHTVPMLMPNGPSANVGLEVNAQAGVHTPVSACASGAEAIGYAVEMIRTGRADVVVAGGTEAAIHPLPIAAFANMMAMSKNNENPQQASRPYDKARDGFVLGEGAGVVILESAEHAAARGARVYCEVLGQGLSADSHHIAQPEPTGRGVAAAVQNLLDNTGLDPAELVHLNAHATSTPQGDTAELKALRKVLGDDLDHIAISATKSMTGHLLGGAGGIETVATVLALYHRIAPATINVDELDEDIDADIVVGEPRKLPADGPISAINNSFGFGGHNVTLAFRTV
- a CDS encoding acyl carrier protein, which codes for MAATQEEIIEGLAEIVNEIAGIPVEDVEAGKSFTDDLDVDSLSMVEVVVAAEERFDVKIPDEDVKNLKTVGDAADYILNNQA
- a CDS encoding ketoacyl-ACP synthase III; this translates as MSKIKPAKGSPYARILGVGGYRPTRVVSNEVILETIDSSDEWIRSRSGIATRHWASPQETVAAMSVEASGKALADAGVSPEQIGAVIVSTVSHFKQTPAVATEIAHRIGAVKPAAFDISAGCAGFGYGLTLAKGLVIEGSAQYVLVIGVERLSDLTDLEDRATAFLFGDGAGAVVVGPSDEPAIGPTVWGSEGDKSETIKQTVPWDEYRSTDSDQKFPAITQEGQAVFRWAVFEMAKVAQQALDAAGITAEDLDVFIPHQANMRIIDSMVKTLKLPEHVTVARDVETTGNTSAASIPLAMERLLATGAAKSGDTALVIGFGAGLVYAATVVTLP
- a CDS encoding ACP S-malonyltransferase, with product MLVLVAPGQGAQTPGFLTPWLDLPGAADRVAAWSDAIGLDLAHYGTKADADEIRDTAVAQPLLVAAGLLSASALGSRGAFGAVAGHSVGEITAAAYAGVLSDADALSFVRTRGLAMAEAAAVTETGMAAVLGGDQAVVVAHLEKLGLTPANINGAGQIVAAGTMEQIDALVAEKPEGSMKVVALKVAGAFHTHHMAPAVATLEKAAQALAPADPELNYVSNKDGHVVTTGADVVARLVGQVANPVRWDLCMETFGELGVTGIIELSPGGTLTGLAKRALKGVPSVALKTPDDLEKAAALLAEHAV
- a CDS encoding PucR family transcriptional regulator gives rise to the protein MSQPEREHSPAHPAPAHPHAATLRRLEKSSGRLAANAIARMDETLPWYRAMPPENRSWIGLVAQAGIAAFTEWFRHPETPQAISTDVFGTAPRELTRAITLRQTVEMVRTTIEVMETAIEEVAAPGDESILREALLVYAREIAFATAQVYAQAAEARGAWDARLESLVVNAVLSGEADEGALSRAAALGWNSPEHVCVVLGTAPEGDSELTVEAIRRAARHHKLQVLTGVLGDRLVVIAGGSDNPIQVAKSLIGPFAAGPVVAGPVVADLLNATKSAQAAAAGLKACTAWQDAPRPVLADDLLPERAIASDPSAREQLVEEIYRPLEEAGSALLETLSVYLEQASSLEGAARMLFVHPNTVRYRLRRVTDVTGWSPSDVRSAFTLRIALILGRLADGDPQS
- a CDS encoding pirin family protein; amino-acid sequence: MIDVRRGADRYAGGDPDAGITTAHAFSFGAHYDPDNLRFGPVLACNEEVLVPGAGFDEHPHSHTEIVTWVVEGELTHKGSTGESTVVRPGDVQHLAAGSGARHIERNDGAVPLRFVQTWLAPLAAGGEPSYALVRQIAEGAPYEIPAAGAVLHVRRPGAGERIAVPAAERVYLHVVRGDLRLDGEELGPGDSARITGEAGLEIVAGSPGELLIWELP
- a CDS encoding serine hydrolase domain-containing protein, whose protein sequence is MQSLRTIENWPVPTAAAAVVRADGSLAGSHGPLDHRFALASVTKPLAAYAALVAYEEGAVELDEPAGPEGSTVRHLLAHTSGLAFDEHRAMAAPGTRRLYSNAGFEVLGDHITKATGIPFAEYVHQAVFEPLGMASTTLEGSPAKDGVSTVSDLVRFAAELQAPRLLDVRTVAEATSVVHPGLKGVLPGYGIQSPNDWGLGVEIRDGKSPHWTGASSSPRTFGHFGQAGTFLWVDPDARAACVALADRAFGPWAVEAWPPFTDAVLAELAAR
- a CDS encoding MerR family transcriptional regulator, whose product is MSLTQTRYTISEVEARTGLTQHTLRWYERIGLMPHVDRSHSGQRRFSDKDLHWLAFVGKLRATGMSVADMVRYAELVREGEHTVDQRRELLEQTRREVRARITELNDALAVLDFKIDMYAKGTTAGKATRP